GGAGGGTGATAAACTACTGCATACCACGACTAAATTGACTGAAATAAAACCCATATTTTTATACTGTGGCTGCATTAGCTACGGCAGACTGTCACAAAATTGTCTCATTCCGAGGGGACGGGACAGGAGGATTCAACGGTTTATGGCCACATCACACGACACATTCGATGCAATCGACTGGGACGAGTACACGACCGCTTCTCGGTCAGTATCGTGGCGAACGAAGCTGTTTTCGCTCGTCGTAACTGCACTCCTGCTCGGCTTTCTGTACGACGTTTTCGTTCTTCCAGACGACAACCCCATCATTTGGGAATGGAACGTTACTATGCTGGATTGGTTGTTCATGCTCTCGCTTTCGGTGTTCGCCTTCTACGTTCTCGCGCCGCTGTATCTCAACCGGGAACTGACCCGCGAGCGGTGGCGACAACTTCGCACGAATCGAGTGGCGGTGGCCAGTCTCTGCTATCTCGTCGTCTTTTTCGTCGGCGGACTGTTCGGCCCGATGGTTCACGAACCCCTCACGAACGCAATCGCGTCCGCGGACGACTTCGCGTATGGAATGGCACCGTATCAGCCTCCAGTCGGATTTTCCGCCCCGTACTACGGAATCGGCATCACGCACTGCGTCGGCGACATCTCGAACAACGCTTGCCACGGCAGTTTCGTCCACCCGTTCGGAACGACGTCCAGCGGGGAAGACCTCTTCCTCAAAATTCTGCAAGGGATGCGAATCGCGCTGCAGGTGACGCTCATCACGGCGACGCTCATCGCACCCCTCGCAACCGGCGTCGGCATCGTAGCGGCGTACTTCGGCGGGTCGGTCGATGAGGCGCTGATGCGCTACGTGGACATCCAGCAGGCGATTCCGCCGCTGTTCGTCTTCCTGCTCCTCGAAGCGCTGTACGGCGGCAGTATCCTCCTCATGATAGGTGTATTCGGGCTACTAAGTTGGGGCAGTACCGCGAGACTCGTTCGAAGTGAAGCACTGCAAAAGCGCGAGTTGGGATACATTCGTGCCGCCCGAAACGCCGGAAGCAGTCGCCTGAAAATCATTCGACAGCATATTCTTCCGAACGTCTCCAGCACCGTTCTCGTGGCCATCACGCTCCAGATTCCGATGCTCCTGCTCATCGAGGCGATGCTCGGCTACTTCCAACTGCACGGCCCGGGACAGAACTCGTGGGGGTATCTGATATACGCCGCGTTTTTGAGCGACTTCCACCCGACGCTTCTCTGGTGGGCCGAAGTCATTCCGGTCGTCTTCCTCATGCTCACCGTGGCCTCGTTCAACTTCCTCGGTGACGCGCTCCGAGAGATACTCGACCCGCGAACCCGGGAGGGACTATGAGTGACCCACTGCTGTCCGTTTCGGGACTTCGGACGACGTTCGATACGCCGCGTGGAACCGTCACGGCGGTCGATGGCATCGACTTCGACGTACATCGCGGCGAGACGGTTTGTCTCGTCGGCGAATCCGGTTCCGGAAAAACCGTCGCCTGCGAATCCATCACGAGATTAATCGCATCGCCGCCCGGCGACATCACTGACGGGCGAGTCGTTTTCGACGGCCAGAACGTCCTCGACTGTTCGTCCCGCGAGATTCGCGGCAACAAAATCGCCTACGTGTTCCAGAACCCGCAAAACGCCCTCGACCCGGTCTACACCGTTGGCGCGCAGGTCGCGGAGTCGGTGCAGTTTCATCAGGACGTGAGCGACGAGGGTGCAAAAGAACGGGCAATCGACCTCCTCGACCGCGTCGGGATTCCGAAAGCCGAGGTTCGCTCGAAGGATTATCCACACGAGTTTTCGGGTGGAATGCGTCAACGCGTCGTCATAGCGATGGCACTGGCTGGCGAACCCGACCTGCTCATCGCGGACGAACCGACGACGGCATTGGACGTGACCATCGAAGCCCAAATTTTAGACCTCTTGCGCGATTTGCAAGACGAACGCGACATGGCGATTCTGTTCGTCACGCACGACCTCGGCGTCGTGGCCGAAATCGCCGACAGAGTCGTCGTGATGTACGCCGGAAAGGTGATGGAACGCGGGGACGTTCGGGCGATTTTCGACCAGCCTTCGCATCCCTACACGCAGGCGCTTCTCGCCTGTCTTCCGGGACAAGGCAGTGGTTTGCAACCGATCGGCGGGTCGATGGCCGACCCGATTTCGCCACCCGCTGGCTGTCGATTTCATCCGCGGTGTCCGCATGCAATCGACGCGTGCGCTCAAAACGGACAACCGCCGCTACAGGGCGTCGGAACCGACCAGAAAGCGTCGTGCATTTTCCATCGTTCCGACCGTGATTCGTCCGTCGTACTGGACAGAGAGGCAGAAGAAGCGGGAGAAGCGGAAAGAACGCGGGAGAACGTACAATGAGCGATCACAGTGAGAATTCAAAGATGAAATCGGATGAGAGCAGTTCGGATGAACAAGCTCTGCTCTCGGTTCGCGGATTGAAACAGCAGTATCCAGTCACGGAAGGGCCGCTCCGCCGGGAAGTCGGTACCATCCACGCGGTCGATGGCATCGACTTCGACGTGCATCGCGGTGAAACCCTCGGACTCATCGGCGAATCCGGGAGCGGTAAATCGACAGCAGCGACTGCCCTCTTGCATCTCGAAGACCCAACCGCTGGAACCGTTCGCTTCGACGGCAACGAGATTGGAGAGTACGACCGAACCGAACAGAAGGTGTTCAGACGCCGGGCACAGAGGGTGTTCCAAGACCCGACGACGAGTTTTGACCCACGAATGACCGTCGGCGAATCGGTGGCCGAACCGCTTTCGATTCACGGCATGACCGACGCCGACCAGCGACGTGCGATTACGGAGGACATCCTCCCGCGGGTCGGTCTGTCCGCGGAGCAGGCAGACCGCTATCCACACGAACTCTCGGGTGGGCAAAAACAGCGAGCAGCACTGGCACGGGCGCTGATTCTCAATCCCGACCTGCTCGTGTTGGACGAACCGGTGTCAGGACTCGACGTGTCCGTGCAGGCCGAAATTCTCACGCTCCTGTCCGACTTGCAATCCGAGTTCGACCTCTCGCTGCTGCTCATCACGCACGACATGGGCGTCGTGCGCGAAGTCGCAGACCGCGTGGCGGTGATGTACCTCGGCGAAATCGTCGAACGCGGGGCGACCGAAGCCCTGTTCCGGAAGCCGCAGCATCCCTACACGCAGGCGCTCGTTTCCGTGATTCCGACGCCCGACCCCGATGCGAAACAACGTCGCGTGACGCTCCGCGGCGACGTGCCCGACGCGGCATCGCCGCCGTCGGGCTGTCGATTTCATCCGCGCTGTCCGGCCGTCATTCCGCCCGAAAACTACGATTTCGAGCAGGACGAGTGGCGCTCGGTGATGGATTTGCGGGTTGCAGTTTCGGACGACGACGTAGACCTCGATTCGCTTCGAACCCTCGTCGTCGCACGAGAGGAAGCGGAAACTGCGGATGCAGTTTCCGCCGAACAGTTGCAGTCTGCGATTCGGGAAGAGTACGAGATACCAGCGAATTTGAGCGATGAAGACGCTGAAACGGTGCTGGCGTCCGCGCTCTCGGACATCGTTTCGGGTGACGTTGCCGGTGCAGATGAGCGACTTCAGAGTGAGTTTTCGACGATTTGCGAGCGAGAGAATCCACGAGAGCAGTCTACTGATGCGGGCCATCCTGCGGCTTGCCATCTCCACGAGATTGAAGAAACGGACGAAGAGTGGAACTGGGTTTCGGTGGACTGAGTCGGCGTGTGGTTGGAACTGTGTTCGGGGTGCGGAGTTCTAAGAGGCACGAAACCGAATCTGTGGGAGAATGGCATCAGAACGAACGAAACGGGCAGTGCTTGCGAAACTCGAACGGGCGTATCCGGGGCCGATGACGGGGCGCTCGCTGGTTTCGCTCGTGGAGGACGATTCGCGGGAAACGGTCGAAAAGGCGCTGAGCGAGTTGGTGGTCGAACAGCGTGTGGAGCGGCGGCGGGAGAAGGGAATGACGAAATATCGGCTGAAAGAATAGCTTTGTTTCCCGTTTTAGGGGGCATCCACCACGCAGTGCTCACGGTTTTGTTCGCAGAAAATACGCCGGGACTGGGATTTGAACTCGCCGAGACGTTCCGGGCCACTCACTACGTTCGTTTTCCAGGCGTGCGACTCGTCTGCTCAAATCCAGTCAAATCGTTTCTCGTTCGCTGGTTTGGCGAGCATACGCTACGCGATGCTCCCCGATTAACTCACTCGAAAACGCCGGGACTGGGATTTGAACCCAGAATCCCATAAGGGAACACGCTTTCCAGGCGTGCGCTTTGCCATTCGGCCATCCCGGCCTACCAATTTGTAACCGGGTGGAGCTTTTAAACCCTTCTGTTCTAATCGAGAAGGCCGTCGGCGACGTAGGTCGAAGCCGACGCGCCGACGGCGACGAGGAGCGCCATCCCGACTTTCAGTCCGATGGAGTACCGATAGTCGGTGAAGAGTTCGTACCCCTGCAAAAGAACGAGAAACGAGAGGAGGCCGACGACGCCCCACAGGAGACTCGCCTTGACGCGGGGGTGCATGGCTTATTCCGTGCTGGCGATGGCTTCGATTTCGACGCCGACGCCTTTCGGCAGATTAGCGACCTCGACGGCGCTTCGTGCTGGCGGGTTGTCTTGGAAATACTCCTTGTAGGAGTCGTTCATCTCGTCGAAATCTTCGATGTCGTCCATGAAGACGGTTACCTTCAGCACGTTCTGCATCGTCAACCCTTCTTCTTCGAGAATACCTTTGACGTTCTCCAAACTCTGTCGGGTCTGAACCGCGATGTCTTCGTCGTCGAGCAGGTCGCCATCCGGCGTCATCGGAATCTGTCCAGCGGTGAACAGGATGTCGCCGTTCGTGGTTGCTTGACTGTACGCGCCGACCGCCTCGGGAGCGTCCTGCGTGCTAATAACGCGCTTCATGTCGGTGTGTTCGCCCGCCATAACTTAAACCCACGTCAAAAGGAGACGAAAGACAGACGGATTCACCCGGAAATCAGAGCGAACTATAAACGAAAGAACAGAGTGAAAAAGCGATTCAAATCAGACGAGAACTTCCACGTCGAAACCACTTTCTCGAAGCGATTCGAGCAACGCTTCGACGTGTGCCTCGCCGCGCGTTTCGAGGTCAAGTTCGACTTCTGTCGCGTTCATGGCGATGTCACGGGAGGTGCGGTCGTGCTGAATGGCGTAGATGTTCGCCTGTGCTTCTTCAATCACGTCGAGCAGTTGGCGAAGCGACCCGGGGCGGTCTTTGAGGACGGTTTTGATTTTCAGGTAGCGCCCCGTTTCCACCAATCCGCGCATGATGACCGTGGTGAGCATGTTCATGTCGATGTTACCGCCGCTCAGAACCGGAACTACGACCTCGTCGTCCTCGAAGTCGAACTTGCCTTCGAGTGTCGCCGCGAGGGTGACTGCACCGGCACCTTCCACGAGCGTTTTTCCGCGTTCGAGCAGGTAGGCGAGTGCGACCGCGGTTTCCGAATCTGAGACGGTGACGACTTCGTCAACGCGGGATTCGATGATGTCGAAGTTCTTGTAGCCGACACTCCGAGTTGCGATTCCGTCCGCGATGGTGTCCACGCTGTCGAGCGTTTGTACCGACCCCTTCTGGAGCGAGTCGGCGACGCTCGATGCGCCTTCGGATTGCACCCCGACGATTCGTGCGTCCGGATTGTGGCCCTTGATGGCGGTTGCGATGCCGCTGATGAGGCCGCCGCCGCCGATGGGGACGACGACGGTGTCAACCTCGGGCAAATCGTCCACGATTTCCAAGCCGATGGTTCCCTGTCCGGCCATCACCATCTCGTCGTCGAAGGCGTGGACGTAGGTGCGTCCTTCTTCCTCCTCGATTTCGTGGGCGCGTTCCGCGGCCTCATCGTAGTCCTCGCCGTGGAGGACGGTTTCCGCGCCGTAGTTCTCGGTGGCCCGCACCTTCGAAATCGGGGCGTGTTCCGGCATGACGATTTTCGAATCGACATCGCTTCGCGTGGCCGCGAGCGCGACCCCCTGTGCGTGGTTGCCCGCGCTGGCGGTGACGACGCCTGCGGCCTTTTCGTCCTCCGAGAGCGTCGTGATTCGGTTCGTCGCGCCGCGGATTTTGAACGACCCAGTCCGCTGGAACGTTTCCAGTTTCAGGTGGACTTCCGCGCCCGTCATCCGAGAGAAAGTGTGTGAGTAGTCGAGCGGTGTGTGCCGAGAGGTTTCGGCGACGCGCTCACGCGCCTCCTGCACATCCTCTAGTTCTAGCATGGTGGTCGGTAGTTTTCGGGTCGCTTTATCGTTTGGGAAGCACACCGGTCGAGTCGGTCGGGAGTTCGGGTAAAAACCCGATTTCGAGTGAATAGTTCCGGAAAAGAATGTGTGTTTATGGCAGCTATTGCGACAGGTCGAAAGGCTGAACTAACGGCGATGAGTTGGGCCAGCTCGTGGGCAAGTTCGCCGAAACCGCGCGCGACCACATCCGCGATACCCTCGCCGAGCGTCTGCCGCGGTTCGTCTGGGAGACGGAACATCGGATTCAGCGAACGCCAGTTGACGTGGTCGGCCACACTGACGACCATTTCGTCGCCGTCGAACTGGAGTGGCGCAGGGCCGACCCGGTAAACAACACCGCCAAACTGCTCTACTACGTGGACGAGGGCAAACTGGCCGAATACGACCAAATTTCCGTCTTTCAGGTGTTTACCGGCTACTACGATTTGGCGTCCGGCGGAATTTCATCGAAGCGTGAAATCGCCGAATTCGTCGGCGACGTGGCCGCGGACTCTTTTTCGCAGGTTTCGTTTTCGCCGGTAACGTTCGGCCTCGAACCGCCGAAGCGGGGCGGCGAGTGGCCCGACGAGTGGAAGTCGGTTGCCGAGGAGACTGTCGAGGAGATTGTTCGCCGAGTGTGAGTTGGCGCGATGAGAGTTGTCAGTTGCTACAATTTAGATCATCAGAGACTTGTTTCCTACGTAGCTAGCTGTTGCCGACTCCAAATACCGCAACCGCAACAGACCACTCCCTCCCCAACCGATTCCTTCGCTCAGTCCTCCCTCGCGCGGGCGAACCGTTGGTTTGCCTTCGCGCGCCACATGGAAACGTTGAGTTTCGGAATCCTCACAATCACTCTGGCGCGTGCGTCGGCAGGGCTGAGGAAATCCGAAGCCCTGCCGATTACTGCGCGAGGGATGACTGAGTGAGCGTCGAAAGGAGCGAACGAAGGAATCGGTTGGGGAGGCGTGTGGTCTGTTGCGGTAGCGGTTTCAGTGGAGTTGTGAATTGCCCGCAGAACTCAACTGGGCGGAGAGATCCAGATAGGCAACTCCTGCACCGAATTGGAGTCGTGAACTGCGGATAGAATTCAACCAAAACTGTATTTCATTTTCGACGCTACCCTACCTACTCCAAAACGACGAGCTCGTCGTCGAGCATGTCCGACAGTACTTCCCGAGCGTGGCCATCCGGGTCAACGCCGTCGTAAACCGCTTCTACCTCACCGCCCGCCAAAACGAACGTCGTCCTTGGGGTGTAATCGTCCTCGACTTCCACGCCGAATGCGTCGGCAATCTCGCCGTCGGGGTCGGCCAGCAGGTCGAATCCGAGGTCGAACTTCTCGGCGAAGGCCTCGTGGCTCTCCACATCGTCGGTCGAGACGCCGTACACCGTCGCACCTGCATCGCGGTACGACTCCAGTTCCGCGTTGAACTGCTTCGCTTCGACGGTGCATCCCGGCGTGTCGTCGCGAGGATAAAAGTACACGACTGTGGGGGCTTCGAACTCCGGCGAAACCGTCTTGCCGTGCTGATTGTTCGCGGTTACTGCGGGCGCGTCGTCACCTGCTTCGAGCGTCATGTCCGGCGATTACGCCCGAAGTGGCAAGCCGTTTGTGGTTGCGCTTTCGAATTAGCTGATTTCGATGTTGTGCGAATCGTCGCTCCCGCTGATTTTCGGGAGCGTTACCGTCAGCACGCCGTTTCGGTATTCGGCCGAAACGCTCGATTCGTCTACTGGGTCGGGGAGCGAGACCGTTCGGCTGACCGACCGCTGACTTCGCTCCTGCCGGAGATACTCCTCGCCTTCCTCCTCGACTTCGGATTCGTGTTCCGCGGAGATTCGAAGGCGGTTTTCCTGAAGTGCGATATCGAGGTCGTTTTTTTCGAATCCGGGTAAGTCGGCGGTAACGACGTATTCGTCGCCGTTATCGACCACATCGACCGAAATCCCGCCGGTCTGCCAGTCCATTCCGCCGCCGAACTGGCCGCCCATCTCGTCGAACTGCCTGCTCATTCGCTCGAACATCTCCTCTAGTTCATCGAACGGATTCTTTCGTCGTGACATGCTCTTACCTGTAAATCGGTTCAACGCGCTAACGCTTAAAAATTCACGCCGATTTCAACACTGCGCCGAGTCAAATGTCAGTTCGACCCGAACAGAACGTGTTCCGTGTCGTAGGAGCCGAGTTTTCGAACCCAACCGTTTTCCGCGAGCGCTTCGACTTCCGCGAGTGCCTCCTCGGTTCGCTCTTCGTACAGTCCAGCTTCGAAATCGACGTGGAAGACGTAATCCCCGAGGCGTTCGCCGCTCGGGCGGGATTCGACCCGCGTAAGGTTGATGTCGCGCTCGGCGAACGGTTCGAGAAGCGAGAGCAAGAGTCCGGGATAGTTCGCGCTGGGATAGACGACGAGCGATGTCTTGCCGCCTGCACGCGAGCGTTCGCTTGCGGGTGCGACGACGAAGAATCGGGTTGCGTTCGAGGTTCGTTCCTGAATGTCTTCCGCGAGAACCGTCAACTCCTCGGCGTTGTCCGGATGGGCAATCGCCGCCACGGAGGGGTCTTCGCGGGCGCGTTCGACGCCGCGAGCGGTGCTTGCGACGGCCTCTCGATTCGCGTCGGGATACTCCGATTCGAGATAGGCCCGGCACTGCGCGAGCGCCTGTGCGTGACTGGCAACTGTCTCGAAATCGCCGGTTTGGGAAATCAAGGCGTGGCGAATCGGCGTCACGAGTTCGCGGACGACGGCAACGTCGTTTTCGGCGAGGGCGTCGAGCGTGGTCGTGACGCTTCCTTCGATGCTGTTCTCGATTGGAACGACACCGCGGTGATACTCGCCGTCGGCGACCGATTCCACGATGGACGTGACCGACTCGCGGAACGAAACGTCGTCCGAGACTGCGCGGGCGGCACGATGCGAGTACGTTCCCGCCGGACCGAGCGTAACTGCCTGCATGCGGAAGAATCTCTGTTCGGCGGGGAAAAGCGCGTCGGGGACGGCAAATTAAGCGTGTTCTCTGGCAGTCGTTCTATCGACCAGTTTGTAAAATCGACCCGCATCGCCGTCAGCGGTTCGTTCCTGATACGCGAACGCAAAATCACCGGCATCGAACGCGTCGAACCACCGTTTCCACGAAACGGGAGATTTGTCGTTTTCGTCACCCGCGTCATCCGCAGTCGTGTCGTCGTCCGAACCGTCGCCCGGGAACAGAATCCGAGGGATGGTGATGCCCTTTCCACCCGCTTTTTCCACGGCAGGACTGCCACCGTTTTTCTCGACCCACTGTCTGATAGTCCGGTGGTCTGTCGTCACTCGACTGTGCTCCGTATCGAGATTGGCATCCGTCATATTCTTCTGAACAATATTCCGTTAGTGAAACGTGTGCCTGAGCCTGATGCTTGCGAATGCAGGGAGATGTGAACGAGTTCGGGCATCTGGTGTGCTGTAAACAGGTTCGGTCGGGAAAGAGGGTATATGTTGCGTTTCGAACACAGGGAAAACAGCGTTCCGAACACAAAGTAGCGAAATACAACGCGGCGGTCGGATTTAAGACGAAGAACGACGATTCATCTCGCATGGTAAGTGACTCTGGCGAGCGGCCGGACGAGGAAACTGACGTGGAAAAAATCGAACTCGGACAGGAAATTTACGACGGCGACGGAACCAAACTCGGCACCATCCGTGGCTTCGACGAATCAGGATTTTACGTCACGATGCGGGAAGGGTACGAAGCATTGTCCGTCGGGCACGCCCGCGCAGGCCACGAGTTCGGCGAAGCGGAGTTGATGTGGCGCTGTTCGAACTGCGGCGAAATGGGGGATTTGGACGACGGCCTTCCCGACACCTGTCCGAACTGCGATAAGCCGAAAGAAGAACTCTACTACTGGACTGAAGATTAAAATCGCGTACTGAGCGGAAGACTGCATTTTTCACCGCCCACTTCCTCGGTCGGATATGGACATCGTCGTGTTCGGTGCGGGAAGCCTCGGAAGCCTCATCGGTGGGTTGCTCGCCCGAGAGCACAGGGTCACCCTCGTCGCCCGCAACCCGCACGCGACAGCAGTGCGCGAATCCGGTCTTCAGGTCTGTGGCGAGTTCGATTTCCACGTTCATCCGAACGCGACCAGCGACGGGAACGAACTGCGGGCCGACTGCGGCATCGTGACGGTCAAAGCGTTTCAGACAGAGGCCGCTGCCCAGCAGTTGGCGACCGGCGAGTTCGACGCCGTGCTCTCGCTCCAGAACGGAATGGGAAACGAAGAGATTCTTGCGAAACACCTCGACTGTCCGATTCTCGCCGGAACTGCGAGTTACGGCGCGGTGCTGACCGACCCCGGAACCGTCGAATGCACCGGAATCGGGCAAATTGTTCTCGGAGCACCAGAAGGGGGCGGTTCCGACGTGGCGCGCCGCGTTGAAACCGCCTTCACGACCGCGGGAATCGAAACGGAACTCGCGGACGACATGCCGCGACGACTATGGGAGAAACTCGCGGTAAACGCCGGAATCAATCCGATAACCGCACTCTCTCGGGTGGAAAACGGTACCGTGCTGTCCGACGAAGCCAACGAAATCGCGGCGACTGCGGCTCGCGAAACCGCGCGAGTTGCCCGAGCAGATGGCGTCGAACTAACCGACGAAGACGCCGTTTCTGCCGTCGAAACGGTCGCAGCTGCGACCGTTTCGAACGTCTCATCCATGCGCCAAGACGTGGAATCGGGTCGGAAAACGGAAATCGGTGCGATAAACGGATTTGTTGTGGCTCGGGGGAGAGAACACGGTATCGAAACGCCGGTAAACCGGACGCTGTCGGGACTCGTGAAAACGTGGGAGCGCGAAAGCGAAAACAAAAACGAAAACGAATGAGACGGAAAACAGCGGGTGTCACGACCGCATAATTACGAACAGCGCCGCCAGACCGCCGATAACGAGAACGAACCAGTAACTCGCAAATCGGTAGATGAGGGTCGCCGCGACGGCCGACCCCGTCGTAATCGGCGCGAGGCCGACAATGAGGACGACCAGCGCCGCCTCGACGCCCGCCAGTCCGCCCGGCGTCGGCGTCAATCCGGCCAGCGTGCTTGCAGGAACGATGAACAGGACGAGAAGGAGTCCGAGCGGCAATCCGAGCGATCGTCCGGCGAAGTACAGCGGCAGGGCGAAGAAAACCCACCCGGTGTAGGAAAACACCAGCGCGAACAGGAGTTCGCGCGGTTCGTCCGCGATTCGCTCCAACGACGCATAGAACCGCTCGATTCGGGTGCGAATGCCATCAACCGTGATTCGGTTCGTCCGACTGGCGAACGGACGAGCAAGCCGAAGGACGAGGTCTTGGACGCGCTCGCGGAAGCGCCATCCGGCGTAGGCAAGTGCCGGGACACCGAACGCCAGCACGACGAGTCCTTGTGCGAGCGTCTTCGCATTATCCGGAAGCGACGCCTGCAACAGGAGATAGCTCAAGCCGAGGGCCGCGAAATTAAA
The window above is part of the Haladaptatus cibarius D43 genome. Proteins encoded here:
- a CDS encoding ABC transporter permease; protein product: MATSHDTFDAIDWDEYTTASRSVSWRTKLFSLVVTALLLGFLYDVFVLPDDNPIIWEWNVTMLDWLFMLSLSVFAFYVLAPLYLNRELTRERWRQLRTNRVAVASLCYLVVFFVGGLFGPMVHEPLTNAIASADDFAYGMAPYQPPVGFSAPYYGIGITHCVGDISNNACHGSFVHPFGTTSSGEDLFLKILQGMRIALQVTLITATLIAPLATGVGIVAAYFGGSVDEALMRYVDIQQAIPPLFVFLLLEALYGGSILLMIGVFGLLSWGSTARLVRSEALQKRELGYIRAARNAGSSRLKIIRQHILPNVSSTVLVAITLQIPMLLLIEAMLGYFQLHGPGQNSWGYLIYAAFLSDFHPTLLWWAEVIPVVFLMLTVASFNFLGDALREILDPRTREGL
- a CDS encoding ABC transporter ATP-binding protein, producing MSDPLLSVSGLRTTFDTPRGTVTAVDGIDFDVHRGETVCLVGESGSGKTVACESITRLIASPPGDITDGRVVFDGQNVLDCSSREIRGNKIAYVFQNPQNALDPVYTVGAQVAESVQFHQDVSDEGAKERAIDLLDRVGIPKAEVRSKDYPHEFSGGMRQRVVIAMALAGEPDLLIADEPTTALDVTIEAQILDLLRDLQDERDMAILFVTHDLGVVAEIADRVVVMYAGKVMERGDVRAIFDQPSHPYTQALLACLPGQGSGLQPIGGSMADPISPPAGCRFHPRCPHAIDACAQNGQPPLQGVGTDQKASCIFHRSDRDSSVVLDREAEEAGEAERTRENVQ
- a CDS encoding ABC transporter ATP-binding protein, encoding MSDHSENSKMKSDESSSDEQALLSVRGLKQQYPVTEGPLRREVGTIHAVDGIDFDVHRGETLGLIGESGSGKSTAATALLHLEDPTAGTVRFDGNEIGEYDRTEQKVFRRRAQRVFQDPTTSFDPRMTVGESVAEPLSIHGMTDADQRRAITEDILPRVGLSAEQADRYPHELSGGQKQRAALARALILNPDLLVLDEPVSGLDVSVQAEILTLLSDLQSEFDLSLLLITHDMGVVREVADRVAVMYLGEIVERGATEALFRKPQHPYTQALVSVIPTPDPDAKQRRVTLRGDVPDAASPPSGCRFHPRCPAVIPPENYDFEQDEWRSVMDLRVAVSDDDVDLDSLRTLVVAREEAETADAVSAEQLQSAIREEYEIPANLSDEDAETVLASALSDIVSGDVAGADERLQSEFSTICERENPREQSTDAGHPAACHLHEIEETDEEWNWVSVD
- a CDS encoding Rid family detoxifying hydrolase; amino-acid sequence: MKRVISTQDAPEAVGAYSQATTNGDILFTAGQIPMTPDGDLLDDEDIAVQTRQSLENVKGILEEEGLTMQNVLKVTVFMDDIEDFDEMNDSYKEYFQDNPPARSAVEVANLPKGVGVEIEAIASTE
- the ilvA gene encoding threonine ammonia-lyase, whose translation is MLELEDVQEARERVAETSRHTPLDYSHTFSRMTGAEVHLKLETFQRTGSFKIRGATNRITTLSEDEKAAGVVTASAGNHAQGVALAATRSDVDSKIVMPEHAPISKVRATENYGAETVLHGEDYDEAAERAHEIEEEEGRTYVHAFDDEMVMAGQGTIGLEIVDDLPEVDTVVVPIGGGGLISGIATAIKGHNPDARIVGVQSEGASSVADSLQKGSVQTLDSVDTIADGIATRSVGYKNFDIIESRVDEVVTVSDSETAVALAYLLERGKTLVEGAGAVTLAATLEGKFDFEDDEVVVPVLSGGNIDMNMLTTVIMRGLVETGRYLKIKTVLKDRPGSLRQLLDVIEEAQANIYAIQHDRTSRDIAMNATEVELDLETRGEAHVEALLESLRESGFDVEVLV
- a CDS encoding peroxiredoxin, which gives rise to MTLEAGDDAPAVTANNQHGKTVSPEFEAPTVVYFYPRDDTPGCTVEAKQFNAELESYRDAGATVYGVSTDDVESHEAFAEKFDLGFDLLADPDGEIADAFGVEVEDDYTPRTTFVLAGGEVEAVYDGVDPDGHAREVLSDMLDDELVVLE
- the hsp14 gene encoding archaeal heat shock protein Hsp14, with the translated sequence MSRRKNPFDELEEMFERMSRQFDEMGGQFGGGMDWQTGGISVDVVDNGDEYVVTADLPGFEKNDLDIALQENRLRISAEHESEVEEEGEEYLRQERSQRSVSRTVSLPDPVDESSVSAEYRNGVLTVTLPKISGSDDSHNIEIS
- the pheA gene encoding prephenate dehydratase; this translates as MQAVTLGPAGTYSHRAARAVSDDVSFRESVTSIVESVADGEYHRGVVPIENSIEGSVTTTLDALAENDVAVVRELVTPIRHALISQTGDFETVASHAQALAQCRAYLESEYPDANREAVASTARGVERAREDPSVAAIAHPDNAEELTVLAEDIQERTSNATRFFVVAPASERSRAGGKTSLVVYPSANYPGLLLSLLEPFAERDINLTRVESRPSGERLGDYVFHVDFEAGLYEERTEEALAEVEALAENGWVRKLGSYDTEHVLFGSN
- a CDS encoding DUF7130 family rubredoxin-like protein, whose amino-acid sequence is MVSDSGERPDEETDVEKIELGQEIYDGDGTKLGTIRGFDESGFYVTMREGYEALSVGHARAGHEFGEAELMWRCSNCGEMGDLDDGLPDTCPNCDKPKEELYYWTED
- a CDS encoding ketopantoate reductase family protein — protein: MDIVVFGAGSLGSLIGGLLAREHRVTLVARNPHATAVRESGLQVCGEFDFHVHPNATSDGNELRADCGIVTVKAFQTEAAAQQLATGEFDAVLSLQNGMGNEEILAKHLDCPILAGTASYGAVLTDPGTVECTGIGQIVLGAPEGGGSDVARRVETAFTTAGIETELADDMPRRLWEKLAVNAGINPITALSRVENGTVLSDEANEIAATAARETARVARADGVELTDEDAVSAVETVAAATVSNVSSMRQDVESGRKTEIGAINGFVVARGREHGIETPVNRTLSGLVKTWERESENKNENE
- a CDS encoding lysylphosphatidylglycerol synthase transmembrane domain-containing protein, with the protein product MTDESAPDGGEALSEGLSERLSTGKLLLGFVVAGVLLYLLVVVAGWRRVISALQGADYTWVWVACASTVVGLAAWGKAWQIVLAVLDIKVEFKRLVVTYFAATFANYVTPLGQAGGEPFIAYILSRDTEASYEDSLASVVTADLLNLLPFFNFAALGLSYLLLQASLPDNAKTLAQGLVVLAFGVPALAYAGWRFRERVQDLVLRLARPFASRTNRITVDGIRTRIERFYASLERIADEPRELLFALVFSYTGWVFFALPLYFAGRSLGLPLGLLLVLFIVPASTLAGLTPTPGGLAGVEAALVVLIVGLAPITTGSAVAATLIYRFASYWFVLVIGGLAALFVIMRS